A window of Rhododendron vialii isolate Sample 1 chromosome 13a, ASM3025357v1 contains these coding sequences:
- the LOC131314666 gene encoding chromatin structure-remodeling complex protein BSH isoform X3, producing the protein MKHLSAASTYSNRNPVKFRIPTSDNLVPIRLDIEIDGQKFRDAFTWNPCDPDSEVVIFAKKTVKDLKLPPAFITQIAQSIQSQLTEFRSLEGQDMYTGEKIVTIKLDLRVNHTLIKDQFLWDLNNFESNPEEFARTFCADLGIEDPEVGPAVAVVIREQLYEIAIQSVASARETRINKKGRRGAEQFPASKAGGTALDLMKLFGYRSSVIRKRREWDVYEPIVDLLSNEEVETLEAREERSART; encoded by the exons ATGAAACACCTCTCAGCAGCATCCACTTACTCTAATAGGAATCCTGTCAAATTCAGAAT TCCAACATCCGACAATCTAGTTCCTATTCGTCTGGACATTGAGATTGATGGTCAGAAGTTCAGAGATGCGTTTACTTGGAATCCTTGTG ATCCAGATTCAGAGGTGGTGATATTTGCAAAAAAGACAGTGAAAGACTTGAAGCTTCCTCCAGCTTTCATAACACAGATTGCTCAATCCATTCAA TCACAACTGACTGAATTTCGATCACTTGAAGGGCAAGATATGTACACTGGGGAGAAGATCGTCACTATCaag CTTGATCTTCGAGTAAACCACACACTCATAAAGGACCAGTTTTTGTGG GACTTGAACAACTTTGAGAGCAATCCAGAAGAATTCGCAAGAACTTTTTGCGCAGATTTGGGTATTGAAGACCCTGAAGTTGGT CCTGCTGTTGCGGTTGTGATCAGGGAACAACTATATGAG ATTGCAATTCAAAGTGTAGCTTCAGCACGGGAAACCAGAATAAATAAGAAGGGTCGCAGAGGGGCTGAACAATTCCCAGCCAG taagGCAGGTGGAACTGCATTGGACTTGATGAAATTGTTTGGTTACAGATCAAGTGTCATTCG AAAGAGAAGGGAGTGGGATGTCTATGAACCAATTGTTGATCTTCTGTCAAACGAGGAAGTAGAGACCCTTGAAGCCAGGGAAGAGAGGAGTGCTCGGACGTGA
- the LOC131314666 gene encoding chromatin structure-remodeling complex protein BSH isoform X4 yields MKHLSAASTYSNRNPVKFRIPTSDNLVPIRLDIEIDGQKFRDAFTWNPCDPDSEVVIFAKKTVKDLKLPPAFITQIAQSIQSQLTEFRSLEGQDMYTGEKIVTIKLDLRVNHTLIKDQFLWVSLLENEYQDLNNFESNPEEFARTFCADLGIEDPEVGPAVAVVIREQLYEIAIQSVASARETRINKKGRRGAEQFPASKAGGTALDLMKLFGYRSSVIREGSGMSMNQLLIFCQTRK; encoded by the exons ATGAAACACCTCTCAGCAGCATCCACTTACTCTAATAGGAATCCTGTCAAATTCAGAAT TCCAACATCCGACAATCTAGTTCCTATTCGTCTGGACATTGAGATTGATGGTCAGAAGTTCAGAGATGCGTTTACTTGGAATCCTTGTG ATCCAGATTCAGAGGTGGTGATATTTGCAAAAAAGACAGTGAAAGACTTGAAGCTTCCTCCAGCTTTCATAACACAGATTGCTCAATCCATTCAA TCACAACTGACTGAATTTCGATCACTTGAAGGGCAAGATATGTACACTGGGGAGAAGATCGTCACTATCaag CTTGATCTTCGAGTAAACCACACACTCATAAAGGACCAGTTTTTGTGGGTAAGTTTATTAGAGAACGAGTATCAG GACTTGAACAACTTTGAGAGCAATCCAGAAGAATTCGCAAGAACTTTTTGCGCAGATTTGGGTATTGAAGACCCTGAAGTTGGT CCTGCTGTTGCGGTTGTGATCAGGGAACAACTATATGAG ATTGCAATTCAAAGTGTAGCTTCAGCACGGGAAACCAGAATAAATAAGAAGGGTCGCAGAGGGGCTGAACAATTCCCAGCCAG taagGCAGGTGGAACTGCATTGGACTTGATGAAATTGTTTGGTTACAGATCAAGTGTCATTCG AGAAGGGAGTGGGATGTCTATGAACCAATTGTTGATCTTCTGTCAAACGAGGAAGTAG
- the LOC131314666 gene encoding chromatin structure-remodeling complex protein BSH isoform X2 produces the protein MKHLSAASTYSNRNPVKFRIPTSDNLVPIRLDIEIDGQKFRDAFTWNPCDSEVVIFAKKTVKDLKLPPAFITQIAQSIQSQLTEFRSLEGQDMYTGEKIVTIKLDLRVNHTLIKDQFLWVSLLENEYQDLNNFESNPEEFARTFCADLGIEDPEVGPAVAVVIREQLYEIAIQSVASARETRINKKGRRGAEQFPASKAGGTALDLMKLFGYRSSVIRKRREWDVYEPIVDLLSNEEVETLEAREERSART, from the exons ATGAAACACCTCTCAGCAGCATCCACTTACTCTAATAGGAATCCTGTCAAATTCAGAAT TCCAACATCCGACAATCTAGTTCCTATTCGTCTGGACATTGAGATTGATGGTCAGAAGTTCAGAGATGCGTTTACTTGGAATCCTTGTG ATTCAGAGGTGGTGATATTTGCAAAAAAGACAGTGAAAGACTTGAAGCTTCCTCCAGCTTTCATAACACAGATTGCTCAATCCATTCAA TCACAACTGACTGAATTTCGATCACTTGAAGGGCAAGATATGTACACTGGGGAGAAGATCGTCACTATCaag CTTGATCTTCGAGTAAACCACACACTCATAAAGGACCAGTTTTTGTGGGTAAGTTTATTAGAGAACGAGTATCAG GACTTGAACAACTTTGAGAGCAATCCAGAAGAATTCGCAAGAACTTTTTGCGCAGATTTGGGTATTGAAGACCCTGAAGTTGGT CCTGCTGTTGCGGTTGTGATCAGGGAACAACTATATGAG ATTGCAATTCAAAGTGTAGCTTCAGCACGGGAAACCAGAATAAATAAGAAGGGTCGCAGAGGGGCTGAACAATTCCCAGCCAG taagGCAGGTGGAACTGCATTGGACTTGATGAAATTGTTTGGTTACAGATCAAGTGTCATTCG AAAGAGAAGGGAGTGGGATGTCTATGAACCAATTGTTGATCTTCTGTCAAACGAGGAAGTAGAGACCCTTGAAGCCAGGGAAGAGAGGAGTGCTCGGACGTGA
- the LOC131314665 gene encoding D-2-hydroxyglutarate dehydrogenase, mitochondrial isoform X1, whose translation MDFFACFKFRCFGCKLWRCCWWDFLLANGFDRITQRRSPEQRCSPTASPDSSQRQQRKMKTKNYITTYCLFKCSLRYLVHRSNSNSQYSSQFPGFRCQFSRTSRPLETFLPDPKRNLPSVVHLLREYIGRDLTSASNFSGHTHRIPCRFFGSAPIVMQRNPMFSTINADDITKFKEILGEKNVVQDEEALLAANTDWMRKYKGSSNLLLQPRTTEEVSQILKYCNSRCLAVVPQGGNTGLVGGSVPVFDEVIINMGSMKNIISFDKVSGILVCEAGCILENLVSFLDNQGFVMPLDLGAKGSCQIGGNVSTNAGGLRFVRYGSLHGNVLGLEAVLANGTVLDMLGTLRKDNTGYDLKHLFIGSEGSLGIISKVSILTPPKLSSVNLAFLACKDYVSCQNLLLEAKRKLGNILSAFEFLDSHSMDLVLNHLEGVRNPLPPSMHNFYVLIETTGSDQSYDKEKLEAFLLRSMEVGLISDGVLAQDINQAFSFWRIREGVPEALMKAGAVYKYDLSLPIEKMYDLVEEMRMHLGPAAKVVGYGHLGDGNLHLNISLPEYDDTVLGQVEPFVYEWTSKHRGSISAEHGLGLMKANKIHYSKSTESVHLMVSIKKLLDPNGILNPYKVLPSSLTS comes from the exons ATGGATTTTTTTGCCTGCTTTAAGTTCAGATGTTTTGGCTGTAAATTGTGGAGATGCTGCTGGTGGGATTTTTTATTAG CTAACGGATTTGATCGCATCACTCAACGTAGGTCCCCGGAACAAAGGTGCTCTCCTACAGCATCCCCGGATTCCTCTCAACGTCAGCAACGGAAAATGAAGACTAAGAACTACATAACTACTTATTGTCTTTTCAAGTGCTCCTTGAGATACCTTGTCCATAGATCGAATTCTAATTCCCAATATTCAAGCCAATTTCCAG GTTTCAGATGTCAGTTCAGCAGAACTTCCAGACCACTTGAAACGTTTCTTCCAGATCCTAAGCGGAATCTTCCATCAGTTGTCCACCTCTTAAGAGAATACATAGGTAGAGACCTAACATCCGCAAGTAATTTTTCTGGACATACTCACAGAATCCCTTGTAGATTCTTTGGTTCAGCACCAATAGTTATGCAGAGGAACCCGATGTTCTCGACCATAAATGCTGATGATATCACCAAATTTAAGGAAATTTTAGGGGAGAAAAATGTAGTTCAGGATGAAGAGGCACTGCTTGCTGCAAATACAGATTGGATGCGGAAATACAAAGGCTCAAGCAATCTTTTACTTCAACCTAGGACCACAGAGGAG GTCTCTCAGATTCTGAAATACTGTAATTCCAGATGTCTGGCAGTTGTTCCTCAAGGTGGAAATACAGGTCTCGTAGGGGGAAGTGTGCCTGTTTTTGATGAG GTAATTATCAATATGGGTTCCATGAAAAACATCATTTCTTTTGACAAG GTAAGTGGTATCCTGGTGTGTGAAGCGGGATGCATATTGGAGAACCTGGTATCTTTCCTGGATAACCAAGG ATTTGTTATGCCCCTGGACTTGGGGGCGAAAGGAAGCTGCCAAATTGGCGGCAATGTTTCTACTAATGCTGGCGGTTTGCGCTTTGTCCGCTACGGATCACTTCATGGGAATGTACTTG GTCTTGAAGCTGTTTTAGCAAATGGTACTGTGCTTGACATGCTTGGGACGCTACGCAAAGATAACACTGGGTATGACCTGAAGCATTTGTTTATAG GAAGTGAAGGGTCATTGGGGATAATATCTAAGGTATCCATACTTACACCTCCGAAGCTGTCTTCAGTAAATCTGGCTTTCCTTGCTTGTAAAGATTATGTCAGCTGCCAG AATCTACTATTAGAAGCCAAAAGGAAGCTCGGCAACATTCTTTCTGCGTTTGAATTTTTGGATAGCCACTCAATGGATCTG GTTCTTAATCATTTAGAAGGTGTTCGAAATCCTTTGCCTCCCTCAATGCACAACTTTTATGTCCTGATTGAGACAACAGGGAGTGATCAATCTTATGACAA AGAGAAGCTTGAGGCCTTCCTACTTCGTTCTATGGAAGTTGGTTTGATATCTGACGGTGTTCTAGCCCAAGACATAAATCAGGCGTTTTCCTTTTGGCGTATTCGTGAG GGTGTACCCGAAGCGTTAATGAAAGCAGGGGCTGTATACAAATATGATTTGTCACTTCCTATTGAAAAGATGTACGATCTTGTTGAGGAAATGCGAATGCATCTTG GTCCTGCAGCCAAAGTAGTCGGCtatggacaccttggagatggTAACTTGCATCTTAATATATCACTTCCAGAGTATGATGATACT GTTTTAGGCCAAGTTGAACCATTTGTTTACGAATGGACATCTAAGCACCGCGGGAGTATCAGTGCTGAGCATGGCCTGGGACTGATGAAAGCTAATAAGATTCACTACAGCAAATCTACTGAAAGT GTGCACTTAATGGTTTCCATCAAGAAGTTGCTCGACCCCAATGGGATACTCAACCCATATAAAGTTCTTCCATCATCCCTCACGTCCTAA
- the LOC131314665 gene encoding D-2-hydroxyglutarate dehydrogenase, mitochondrial isoform X3 — protein sequence MRKYKGSSNLLLQPRTTEEVSQILKYCNSRCLAVVPQGGNTGLVGGSVPVFDEVIINMGSMKNIISFDKVSGILVCEAGCILENLVSFLDNQGFVMPLDLGAKGSCQIGGNVSTNAGGLRFVRYGSLHGNVLGLEAVLANGTVLDMLGTLRKDNTGYDLKHLFIGSEGSLGIISKVSILTPPKLSSVNLAFLACKDYVSCQNLLLEAKRKLGNILSAFEFLDSHSMDLVLNHLEGVRNPLPPSMHNFYVLIETTGSDQSYDKEKLEAFLLRSMEVGLISDGVLAQDINQAFSFWRIREGVPEALMKAGAVYKYDLSLPIEKMYDLVEEMRMHLGPAAKVVGYGHLGDGNLHLNISLPEYDDTVLGQVEPFVYEWTSKHRGSISAEHGLGLMKANKIHYSKSTESVHLMVSIKKLLDPNGILNPYKVLPSSLTS from the exons ATGCGGAAATACAAAGGCTCAAGCAATCTTTTACTTCAACCTAGGACCACAGAGGAG GTCTCTCAGATTCTGAAATACTGTAATTCCAGATGTCTGGCAGTTGTTCCTCAAGGTGGAAATACAGGTCTCGTAGGGGGAAGTGTGCCTGTTTTTGATGAG GTAATTATCAATATGGGTTCCATGAAAAACATCATTTCTTTTGACAAG GTAAGTGGTATCCTGGTGTGTGAAGCGGGATGCATATTGGAGAACCTGGTATCTTTCCTGGATAACCAAGG ATTTGTTATGCCCCTGGACTTGGGGGCGAAAGGAAGCTGCCAAATTGGCGGCAATGTTTCTACTAATGCTGGCGGTTTGCGCTTTGTCCGCTACGGATCACTTCATGGGAATGTACTTG GTCTTGAAGCTGTTTTAGCAAATGGTACTGTGCTTGACATGCTTGGGACGCTACGCAAAGATAACACTGGGTATGACCTGAAGCATTTGTTTATAG GAAGTGAAGGGTCATTGGGGATAATATCTAAGGTATCCATACTTACACCTCCGAAGCTGTCTTCAGTAAATCTGGCTTTCCTTGCTTGTAAAGATTATGTCAGCTGCCAG AATCTACTATTAGAAGCCAAAAGGAAGCTCGGCAACATTCTTTCTGCGTTTGAATTTTTGGATAGCCACTCAATGGATCTG GTTCTTAATCATTTAGAAGGTGTTCGAAATCCTTTGCCTCCCTCAATGCACAACTTTTATGTCCTGATTGAGACAACAGGGAGTGATCAATCTTATGACAA AGAGAAGCTTGAGGCCTTCCTACTTCGTTCTATGGAAGTTGGTTTGATATCTGACGGTGTTCTAGCCCAAGACATAAATCAGGCGTTTTCCTTTTGGCGTATTCGTGAG GGTGTACCCGAAGCGTTAATGAAAGCAGGGGCTGTATACAAATATGATTTGTCACTTCCTATTGAAAAGATGTACGATCTTGTTGAGGAAATGCGAATGCATCTTG GTCCTGCAGCCAAAGTAGTCGGCtatggacaccttggagatggTAACTTGCATCTTAATATATCACTTCCAGAGTATGATGATACT GTTTTAGGCCAAGTTGAACCATTTGTTTACGAATGGACATCTAAGCACCGCGGGAGTATCAGTGCTGAGCATGGCCTGGGACTGATGAAAGCTAATAAGATTCACTACAGCAAATCTACTGAAAGT GTGCACTTAATGGTTTCCATCAAGAAGTTGCTCGACCCCAATGGGATACTCAACCCATATAAAGTTCTTCCATCATCCCTCACGTCCTAA
- the LOC131314666 gene encoding chromatin structure-remodeling complex protein BSH isoform X1, which translates to MKHLSAASTYSNRNPVKFRIPTSDNLVPIRLDIEIDGQKFRDAFTWNPCDPDSEVVIFAKKTVKDLKLPPAFITQIAQSIQSQLTEFRSLEGQDMYTGEKIVTIKLDLRVNHTLIKDQFLWVSLLENEYQDLNNFESNPEEFARTFCADLGIEDPEVGPAVAVVIREQLYEIAIQSVASARETRINKKGRRGAEQFPASKAGGTALDLMKLFGYRSSVIRKRREWDVYEPIVDLLSNEEVETLEAREERSART; encoded by the exons ATGAAACACCTCTCAGCAGCATCCACTTACTCTAATAGGAATCCTGTCAAATTCAGAAT TCCAACATCCGACAATCTAGTTCCTATTCGTCTGGACATTGAGATTGATGGTCAGAAGTTCAGAGATGCGTTTACTTGGAATCCTTGTG ATCCAGATTCAGAGGTGGTGATATTTGCAAAAAAGACAGTGAAAGACTTGAAGCTTCCTCCAGCTTTCATAACACAGATTGCTCAATCCATTCAA TCACAACTGACTGAATTTCGATCACTTGAAGGGCAAGATATGTACACTGGGGAGAAGATCGTCACTATCaag CTTGATCTTCGAGTAAACCACACACTCATAAAGGACCAGTTTTTGTGGGTAAGTTTATTAGAGAACGAGTATCAG GACTTGAACAACTTTGAGAGCAATCCAGAAGAATTCGCAAGAACTTTTTGCGCAGATTTGGGTATTGAAGACCCTGAAGTTGGT CCTGCTGTTGCGGTTGTGATCAGGGAACAACTATATGAG ATTGCAATTCAAAGTGTAGCTTCAGCACGGGAAACCAGAATAAATAAGAAGGGTCGCAGAGGGGCTGAACAATTCCCAGCCAG taagGCAGGTGGAACTGCATTGGACTTGATGAAATTGTTTGGTTACAGATCAAGTGTCATTCG AAAGAGAAGGGAGTGGGATGTCTATGAACCAATTGTTGATCTTCTGTCAAACGAGGAAGTAGAGACCCTTGAAGCCAGGGAAGAGAGGAGTGCTCGGACGTGA
- the LOC131314665 gene encoding D-2-hydroxyglutarate dehydrogenase, mitochondrial isoform X2, giving the protein MKTKNYITTYCLFKCSLRYLVHRSNSNSQYSSQFPGFRCQFSRTSRPLETFLPDPKRNLPSVVHLLREYIGRDLTSASNFSGHTHRIPCRFFGSAPIVMQRNPMFSTINADDITKFKEILGEKNVVQDEEALLAANTDWMRKYKGSSNLLLQPRTTEEVSQILKYCNSRCLAVVPQGGNTGLVGGSVPVFDEVIINMGSMKNIISFDKVSGILVCEAGCILENLVSFLDNQGFVMPLDLGAKGSCQIGGNVSTNAGGLRFVRYGSLHGNVLGLEAVLANGTVLDMLGTLRKDNTGYDLKHLFIGSEGSLGIISKVSILTPPKLSSVNLAFLACKDYVSCQNLLLEAKRKLGNILSAFEFLDSHSMDLVLNHLEGVRNPLPPSMHNFYVLIETTGSDQSYDKEKLEAFLLRSMEVGLISDGVLAQDINQAFSFWRIREGVPEALMKAGAVYKYDLSLPIEKMYDLVEEMRMHLGPAAKVVGYGHLGDGNLHLNISLPEYDDTVLGQVEPFVYEWTSKHRGSISAEHGLGLMKANKIHYSKSTESVHLMVSIKKLLDPNGILNPYKVLPSSLTS; this is encoded by the exons ATGAAGACTAAGAACTACATAACTACTTATTGTCTTTTCAAGTGCTCCTTGAGATACCTTGTCCATAGATCGAATTCTAATTCCCAATATTCAAGCCAATTTCCAG GTTTCAGATGTCAGTTCAGCAGAACTTCCAGACCACTTGAAACGTTTCTTCCAGATCCTAAGCGGAATCTTCCATCAGTTGTCCACCTCTTAAGAGAATACATAGGTAGAGACCTAACATCCGCAAGTAATTTTTCTGGACATACTCACAGAATCCCTTGTAGATTCTTTGGTTCAGCACCAATAGTTATGCAGAGGAACCCGATGTTCTCGACCATAAATGCTGATGATATCACCAAATTTAAGGAAATTTTAGGGGAGAAAAATGTAGTTCAGGATGAAGAGGCACTGCTTGCTGCAAATACAGATTGGATGCGGAAATACAAAGGCTCAAGCAATCTTTTACTTCAACCTAGGACCACAGAGGAG GTCTCTCAGATTCTGAAATACTGTAATTCCAGATGTCTGGCAGTTGTTCCTCAAGGTGGAAATACAGGTCTCGTAGGGGGAAGTGTGCCTGTTTTTGATGAG GTAATTATCAATATGGGTTCCATGAAAAACATCATTTCTTTTGACAAG GTAAGTGGTATCCTGGTGTGTGAAGCGGGATGCATATTGGAGAACCTGGTATCTTTCCTGGATAACCAAGG ATTTGTTATGCCCCTGGACTTGGGGGCGAAAGGAAGCTGCCAAATTGGCGGCAATGTTTCTACTAATGCTGGCGGTTTGCGCTTTGTCCGCTACGGATCACTTCATGGGAATGTACTTG GTCTTGAAGCTGTTTTAGCAAATGGTACTGTGCTTGACATGCTTGGGACGCTACGCAAAGATAACACTGGGTATGACCTGAAGCATTTGTTTATAG GAAGTGAAGGGTCATTGGGGATAATATCTAAGGTATCCATACTTACACCTCCGAAGCTGTCTTCAGTAAATCTGGCTTTCCTTGCTTGTAAAGATTATGTCAGCTGCCAG AATCTACTATTAGAAGCCAAAAGGAAGCTCGGCAACATTCTTTCTGCGTTTGAATTTTTGGATAGCCACTCAATGGATCTG GTTCTTAATCATTTAGAAGGTGTTCGAAATCCTTTGCCTCCCTCAATGCACAACTTTTATGTCCTGATTGAGACAACAGGGAGTGATCAATCTTATGACAA AGAGAAGCTTGAGGCCTTCCTACTTCGTTCTATGGAAGTTGGTTTGATATCTGACGGTGTTCTAGCCCAAGACATAAATCAGGCGTTTTCCTTTTGGCGTATTCGTGAG GGTGTACCCGAAGCGTTAATGAAAGCAGGGGCTGTATACAAATATGATTTGTCACTTCCTATTGAAAAGATGTACGATCTTGTTGAGGAAATGCGAATGCATCTTG GTCCTGCAGCCAAAGTAGTCGGCtatggacaccttggagatggTAACTTGCATCTTAATATATCACTTCCAGAGTATGATGATACT GTTTTAGGCCAAGTTGAACCATTTGTTTACGAATGGACATCTAAGCACCGCGGGAGTATCAGTGCTGAGCATGGCCTGGGACTGATGAAAGCTAATAAGATTCACTACAGCAAATCTACTGAAAGT GTGCACTTAATGGTTTCCATCAAGAAGTTGCTCGACCCCAATGGGATACTCAACCCATATAAAGTTCTTCCATCATCCCTCACGTCCTAA